The DNA region AACCAAGAGGGCCTACCAATCAGATGGTTTATCTTCTCAATTTTAATAATTCCACCTAAGCTCACCAGTGGAACAGCTAACGTTAATCCCGCGACATTAAAGAATAACACTTGAAACTCATCATCGAGTACTTCTTGTAAATCATGAGTAATACTCGGCGGTTGATGCCCAACCTGAGTTTGTGGCACAGTGTTTTCATGTACCGCTGCCTCCGCCACCAACTGATCATGCTTAATAATAGCGTCTTTTATGTCAGTACGTGAACTTTCATTAATTTTTATATCGACTAACGGCTTGATTTCTTTAACCGTTAGTTGTGTTTTTTGTATTTCTACATTATCCGCTACCGTTTTGGGTTCAATCTGACTGATAGCTTGACGAACACGATCAGAGCTAGCTTTAATTTGTTGCGATATATCAACTTCTGTTTTGGGTTTAGACACCGCAGACAGTAATTTTTCCAACGCAAGTTTATCAACATTGGTAGTCGGTTCAGCATATAACCTCTTATTAGCAATAACAGGAGCAGATTTCGAAGATGTCAATTGTGAATAATGAGCCGATAATGCTATTTCTGCTGCACTTAAATTGACAGAACTACTAGTGATATCATTTACGGGAGCCACAGGAATAGTTTGTTTTATCTCAGAGCTTTTTTCAGGAATAACTTTTGGCAGTTCCTGTAATAAAAGACTGAAATAATCAAAAACAGTTTCATCAACCGATTTTGACATGATTGAACTCCCGAGAATATAAAAAATCTAGCAGGCGATTATATGCTTTTACACCTCGGCTACTGGCAGAATAATGTGATGCTGGTAAATGAGCCAAGCTCGCGTCTCTAAATTTAGTATCCACAGGAATCACGTCATCAGGCCAGAGCATTGGACCATATTGATCCTGTAAAAATTGCAGTGCTATTGGGGAGGCTTTTGTACGTTTGTCATACATAGTGGGTAAAACAGTATAGCTATAACGAGTTGTTTTAGAGCGTCCCATGATTTCCATGGTTTTTACCATACGCTCAAGTCCTTTTATGGCCAAAAACTCAGTTTGAACAGGAATAATAATATGATTACTTGCCGCTAATGCATTAACCATTAGCACCCCTAAAACGGGTGGGCAATCGATAATAGCCACATCATACTGTTCTTCAACCAATGCTAATAGATTTCGTAGCACTAAGCCCATTCCTTCTTGATGGCCTAATGATCGGTCTAATGTCGCTAACGCCATATTTGCCGGAATAATGTCCAAACCTTCAATTTGAGTTGGAATAACATTTTGTAAAATGTACTCTTTGGTCAACGACTGATGCTGCAAAAATACATTATAAAGTGAACTAGGCACTTCGTCAGAATCTATACCCAAATAATAGCCAAGAGAGGCGTGAGGATCGGTGTCAATCATCAACACACGTTGACCACGCTTAACCAATGACCCGGCTAAACTGGCTACTGTGGTGGTTTTACCTACGCCACCTTTTTGGTTAGCTACCGTCCATACTTTCAAAAAAGCCTCTCAACTTATCATAATGATGCGGTTATCGAATAATGACTACTGTTTATCTTGCTTATCATCACGGGTTGTTACACGAATACCACCGTTGGATAAGCGGATCACTTTAACCCCTTGAGCATTCTCCGATACTATAACGTCTTGCCTTTTCAACTCAGCAGAAGCATCAGTATCATTCTTAGTGTTATCAACTTCAGTTAGCGATTCACTATCTAAAGCTCCTGGTCCCAATAACACGCTTTGTGTTTGATCTTTTCTTGCAGACGATATCATTGCTTGTGTCTGTTCAGGGTGTTGAGTCAACCAATGAGCAATATTAGCAGCTTGGTCTTCAGGTACCATCAACAATACTTGAGAAGCCGTTAAACGTAAAACATCTTGCTCTAATAATGTGACTTTACGATGAGCATTAATATATAAACCCGCTAATACTAATATAACAATAAAGGATAAAAACAGTCCCAGCATAAGCTTAGTCTGTAAAGAGTATTCAGACTTAGCCACGACTAGACTCTTTTAAAATGGCTTCAGCCATATGTTCTAGCGCAATAGAGTGAGTGGATATCCCCGCTGAAGCTACAGCTTGCGGCATTCCATATACCACACAACTCGCTTCATCTTGTGCCCAAATAGTAGCACCAGCAGACTTTAACATTCTAGCCCCTTCTCTACCATCAGCTCCCATACCCGTTAATATAACGGCTAAAACATCACCGCCAAAAGCTTTAGATGCTGACGCAAAAGTAATATCCACAGATGGTTTATAATTCATTTCAGGGGTTCCTGGAATCACTTTTAACCTTCCGCTCATACCGTTTCGATCAATCATCAATTGCATTCCCCCAGGCGCTAAATAGGCACAACCAGGACGTATTACATCACCATTTTCGGCCTCTTTGACTTCGATTCTACACAAAGTATTTAACCGTGCAGCAAATGCAGGCGTAAAAGCCGCAGGCATGTGTTGGATCAACACTATCGGATGGGGATAATTGGCTGGAAATGCGGTTAACACTTTTTGTAATGCCACCGGACCGCCTGTTGATGTTCCAATCAATAAGACTTTATATTGCTTGCCACTGGCTCGAATAGACGATACTGAAGAGGTGGCTTGATTAGCTGTCTGACGTTCCGGAACTGGAGTCGCTATACTTGAACGAGTTGCAGTGGTTGAATTCAAACGACTACTTAGAGGACGAGATAACGGCTTTGCTTCTTTATCAGCAACCGTTGTTCGACGAGGTTCAGGTGCATTTACAGAAGTAGACGTTAACGTACTAGAACGATACATTCTACGTCGCCCTAATGCTTTAATTCGTTGCTGTAATAAAAAAATTGCATCATCTTTATTAGTGGCAATATCTTCAAAACGTTTAGGCAAAAAATCTAATGCGCCGGCTTCTAACGCATCAAGAGTCGCTTTGGCTCCATCATGCGTTAATGATGAAAACATTAAAATTGGAGTAGGATTATTAGCCATGATTTCACGGACAGCAGTTATACCGTCCATCACAGGCATTTCAATATCCATCGTAATGACTTGAGGCTTTAACTTTGCAGCCATATCAACAGCTTCTTTGCCATTAACAGCAACGGCAATGACCTCGAGATCAGGATCTTGATTAACAATCTCACTGACTCGACGTCGAAAAAAACTAGAATCATCTACAACTAGTACTTTTATGGCCATTTAAGTCCTTAAATAATGGAACTTTTGTTGTTATTTTCTGCTCTTTGCATAATGTTTTAGTAACCCAGGGACATCTAAAATAAGTGCAATACCACCATCAGATGTAATTGTCGCGCCAGCCATTCCTGGTGTACCTTGTAACATGCTACCAAGCGGTTTAATGACCACTTCTTCTTGGCCAATCAACGCATCAACAACAAAACCAATTTGCATAGTACCGAGCTGAACAATCACAACATGGCCTCGTTTTTTGTCACCGTGTTTAAACGTCGACTTTTTACTGTGCAGCCAATGCTCTAAATAAAATAGTGGTACAGCCTTATTACGGAAAATAACCGTCAGTTGGCCATCAACAATATTGGTATTTTTTAAATCCAAATTAAAGATTTCATTCACACTCGATAATGGTAATGCAAATACTTGATTAGAAACATCAACCATTAATGTCGGCATAATAGCTAAGGTCAATGGCACTTTAATTTCAAGTACCGTGCCCTTGCCTTTCATCGAATCAATATAAACAGTACCGTTGAGTTGGTTAATGCGGGTTTTCACCACATCCATACCCACTCCGCGGCCTGAAATATCTGAAATTTCAACCTTTGTTGAAAAGCCTGGGGCAAAAATAAGGTTATAAGCTTCGTTATCAGTCATTCTCGAGGCGGCATCTTCATCTAACACACCACGACTGATTGCAATTTGTTTTAGTTTCTCAGGGTCCATTCCTGCACCATCATCCTCAATTTTAAGCAGGATATGGTCACCTTCTTGGCTAGCAGATAAAGTAATAGTACCTGTCCGAGATTTGCCACTTGCTTCACGCGTAATCGGCATTTCGATACCATGATCGACTGAGTTACGCACTAAATGGACTAAAGGATCGGCTAATGCCTCGACTAAATTCTTATCAAGATCCGTATCCTCACCAATCATAATTAAATCGATTTCTTTATTTAACGTTCGCGCTAGATCACGAACCACACGAGGGAATCGACCAAATACTTTCTTGATTGGTTGCATACGAGTCTTCATCACCGCGCCTTGTAAATCAGCGGTAACTAAATCAAGATTTGCGAGGGCCTTTGACATTTCCTCGTCTTCACGATTAATGCCTAAACTAACCAATCGATTACGTACTAATACTAACTCACCAACCATATTCATGATTTCATCTAAACGAGCAGTATCTACACGAACCGTTGTTTCGCCTTGTGGAACAGAAGGCGCTTTCGCAGGAGCCTTATCTTTAACTGGCTCAACCTTTGGCGTGACTGCCGGTGGCGTTGCAGCAGGCTTGACGACAGGTGCCACTACAGATTTTTTAGTTTCTGTTTTAGCAGCAGTGACAGATGCGGCTTGCGTTTTAGCTACAGCTGGGGCACTCGCTTTACCATGCAACTCATCTAAAAGACGTTCAAACTCATCATCAGTAATTTCATCTGAATCAACAAGAGGTTCAACAACAGGAGTACTTGCGGGTGGCTTAGCTGGAACAAGTGGATCAGATTTCTGTGTGAGTGAACCAGAACCGTGTAATTCATCTAGTAATGCTTCAAACTCGTCATCCGTAATTTCGTCGCTATTACTTGCCGCCGCTGGCTTTACATTATCTTTTTTAACATCAGCCGCTTTAGATGATACCGGACTTTTCCCAGTACCATGTAAAGCATCAAGTAATGCCTCAAATTCGGACTCATCAATATCATCAATACTGCCGGAACCAGACACTCCCCCTGATGAAGAAGTAATATCTTCGATGTGTTCAGGTTCGCTGGATTCTACAATATTCTCAATAGGCTCAAGTTCTTCAACTGTCATTTCTGAAGGTAAAGGTGCGCCTGAGCTTAATAATTTGAGTTTGGCGAGTAGCTCGGAATCTGCAGAATCTTGTTCTTGCCCCTGCTGAGTTTGAGCAAACATGGTATTAATAGCGTCGACCGCTTGCAAAATAATATCCATTAACTCTGCATTTACACCACGTTTGCCCGTGCGTAATAAATCGAACGTATTTTCAGCTTCGTGACACACATCAACCATGGGTTTTAGGCTTAAAAAGCCTGCGCCACCCTTAACAGTGTGGAATCCACGGAAAATAGCATTAAGTAAATCACTGTCATCAGGATTATTTTCAAGAGCAACAAGTTGCTC from Shewanella polaris includes:
- a CDS encoding chemotaxis protein CheW, producing MSKSVDETVFDYFSLLLQELPKVIPEKSSEIKQTIPVAPVNDITSSSVNLSAAEIALSAHYSQLTSSKSAPVIANKRLYAEPTTNVDKLALEKLLSAVSKPKTEVDISQQIKASSDRVRQAISQIEPKTVADNVEIQKTQLTVKEIKPLVDIKINESSRTDIKDAIIKHDQLVAEAAVHENTVPQTQVGHQPPSITHDLQEVLDDEFQVLFFNVAGLTLAVPLVSLGGIIKIEKINHLIGRPSWFMGVQTHRDSKINVVDTCAWVMPEKYTPELAQAVNYQYLVMLEDSQWGLTCESLVNAVKIDKSHVNWREKPGKRPWLAGVVKQQMCGILHVQALIKMLDAGLGCQDSIDRG
- a CDS encoding ParA family protein, with protein sequence MKVWTVANQKGGVGKTTTVASLAGSLVKRGQRVLMIDTDPHASLGYYLGIDSDEVPSSLYNVFLQHQSLTKEYILQNVIPTQIEGLDIIPANMALATLDRSLGHQEGMGLVLRNLLALVEEQYDVAIIDCPPVLGVLMVNALAASNHIIIPVQTEFLAIKGLERMVKTMEIMGRSKTTRYSYTVLPTMYDKRTKASPIALQFLQDQYGPMLWPDDVIPVDTKFRDASLAHLPASHYSASSRGVKAYNRLLDFLYSREFNHVKIG
- a CDS encoding membrane anchored protein in chemotaxis locus translates to MAKSEYSLQTKLMLGLFLSFIVILVLAGLYINAHRKVTLLEQDVLRLTASQVLLMVPEDQAANIAHWLTQHPEQTQAMISSARKDQTQSVLLGPGALDSESLTEVDNTKNDTDASAELKRQDVIVSENAQGVKVIRLSNGGIRVTTRDDKQDKQ
- a CDS encoding protein-glutamate methylesterase/protein-glutamine glutaminase, whose protein sequence is MAIKVLVVDDSSFFRRRVSEIVNQDPDLEVIAVAVNGKEAVDMAAKLKPQVITMDIEMPVMDGITAVREIMANNPTPILMFSSLTHDGAKATLDALEAGALDFLPKRFEDIATNKDDAIFLLQQRIKALGRRRMYRSSTLTSTSVNAPEPRRTTVADKEAKPLSRPLSSRLNSTTATRSSIATPVPERQTANQATSSVSSIRASGKQYKVLLIGTSTGGPVALQKVLTAFPANYPHPIVLIQHMPAAFTPAFAARLNTLCRIEVKEAENGDVIRPGCAYLAPGGMQLMIDRNGMSGRLKVIPGTPEMNYKPSVDITFASASKAFGGDVLAVILTGMGADGREGARMLKSAGATIWAQDEASCVVYGMPQAVASAGISTHSIALEHMAEAILKESSRG
- a CDS encoding chemotaxis protein CheA, with protein sequence MSFDVDEEILQDFLIEAGEILELLQEQLVALENNPDDSDLLNAIFRGFHTVKGGAGFLSLKPMVDVCHEAENTFDLLRTGKRGVNAELMDIILQAVDAINTMFAQTQQGQEQDSADSELLAKLKLLSSGAPLPSEMTVEELEPIENIVESSEPEHIEDITSSSGGVSGSGSIDDIDESEFEALLDALHGTGKSPVSSKAADVKKDNVKPAAASNSDEITDDEFEALLDELHGSGSLTQKSDPLVPAKPPASTPVVEPLVDSDEITDDEFERLLDELHGKASAPAVAKTQAASVTAAKTETKKSVVAPVVKPAATPPAVTPKVEPVKDKAPAKAPSVPQGETTVRVDTARLDEIMNMVGELVLVRNRLVSLGINREDEEMSKALANLDLVTADLQGAVMKTRMQPIKKVFGRFPRVVRDLARTLNKEIDLIMIGEDTDLDKNLVEALADPLVHLVRNSVDHGIEMPITREASGKSRTGTITLSASQEGDHILLKIEDDGAGMDPEKLKQIAISRGVLDEDAASRMTDNEAYNLIFAPGFSTKVEISDISGRGVGMDVVKTRINQLNGTVYIDSMKGKGTVLEIKVPLTLAIMPTLMVDVSNQVFALPLSSVNEIFNLDLKNTNIVDGQLTVIFRNKAVPLFYLEHWLHSKKSTFKHGDKKRGHVVIVQLGTMQIGFVVDALIGQEEVVIKPLGSMLQGTPGMAGATITSDGGIALILDVPGLLKHYAKSRK